TCGAGCAGCACCGTGGCCAGCGTCGTGGCGGCCACCCCGTCGGGCGCGCGGCCGGCCTCGCGCTCGGCGTCGATCATCGCCGCCACCACGGGCACGAACGACTCGCGGTCGGAGTCCCACATCTCGCGCACCGCGGCGCTGGAGGCGCGGGCCTCCAGGGTGGCGCGGCACAGGTGCTCGTTGCGGTCCCAGCTGGCGAAGAGCCCGCGGATGGTGCCCTCGATGCGCTCCTGCGGGGTGCCCTCGCCCGTCAGCAGGGCGGCGGCCGCGGCGGTGTCGTCGTACATCTGCTCCATCAGCGCCGCGACCGCGGCCGCCTTGTTCTCGAAGTAGAAGTAGAAGGCCGAGCGGGTCACCCCCGCGCGACGCGAGATCTCGGCGATGTTGACGGCCTCGAACGAGGAGTCCTGCAGCAGCGCGTCGAGGGCGTTGAGCAGCGCCGTGCGCCGCTGGTCGCCGCGCGGGGTGGCGGAGTCGAGGGTGTTCACCGGGCTCCTGCCAGCACGCCGCCGCCGAGCCGCTCGGCGCGCCGCATCCCGGCCGGGATCTCCTTGGCGCGCATGTCGTGCTCGTAGATGAAGTAGTCGAGCTGCTGGGTGTGGCGGGGCCGGTCGAGCACGTGGCCGGTGTACTTCTGCTGGTCGGCGTCGATCACCTGCTCCATGGTGTCGACGTCGGGCAGGCGGTAGCGGCCCACCGCGTAGGCCCCGAGCAGGCGCGCCTGGCACTCCACGAAGGGGAACAGCGTCGGGGTCGACTGGGCCAGGCCCATGAAGACCAGGTCGTCGCGACCGGGCAGGAACATCCGCTTGAAGAGCCGGATCCGGTTGTCGGGGGCGCTGACCACGTCGGGGTCGAAGAACGGGAAGGTGATGTTGTAGCCGGTGGCGTAGACGATGACGTCGAACTCCCCCGACGTGCCGTCCTCGAAGTGCACCGTCGAGCCGTCGAGGCGCGAGACGTTGGGCTTGGGCGTGACGTCGCCCGAGCCGAGCCGCAGCGGCAGCTCGACCGACTGGGTCGGGTGCGCCTCGAAGAACTTGTGGTTGGGCTTGGGCAGCCCGTAGAGCTCGGGGTTCGAGCCGGCCATGAACTGCATCTTCTGCAGCACCTTGCGCTGCCACTTCAGCGGCAGGTACGGCGTGGTCACGTAGTACTTGTCGGCCGGGAGCCCGCCGGTGTACTTCGGCACGATCCAGGCGCTCGAGCGGGTCGAGAGGGTGACCTCGTTCTGCAGGCTGCGGCTGGAGAGCTCGACGGTGATGTCGGCGGCACTGTTGCCCAGGCCCACCACCAGGATCCGCTTGCCGGTGAAGTCGAGCGGGTCGTGCGGGTCTATGTAGTGGTGCGAGTGGATCGAG
The Nocardioides marinisabuli genome window above contains:
- a CDS encoding TetR/AcrR family transcriptional regulator; translated protein: MNTLDSATPRGDQRRTALLNALDALLQDSSFEAVNIAEISRRAGVTRSAFYFYFENKAAAVAALMEQMYDDTAAAAALLTGEGTPQERIEGTIRGLFASWDRNEHLCRATLEARASSAAVREMWDSDRESFVPVVAAMIDAEREAGRAPDGVAATTLATVLLELNDRMLERSAVGGPLGREELVEGVVAVWLRTIYGRTS
- a CDS encoding flavin-containing monooxygenase produces the protein MPAPTLPTTAVIGAGISGLTAGKMLTDYGVPYTCYESSDRIGGNWAFGNPNGHSSAYRSLHIDTSKHRLSFKDFPMPEHYPDFPHHTQVKAYLDSYAEAFGLLDPIEFRNGVEHADPAPGGGWDLRLQSGEERHVDLLVVANGHHWDPRMADFPGEFTGTSIHSHHYIDPHDPLDFTGKRILVVGLGNSAADITVELSSRSLQNEVTLSTRSSAWIVPKYTGGLPADKYYVTTPYLPLKWQRKVLQKMQFMAGSNPELYGLPKPNHKFFEAHPTQSVELPLRLGSGDVTPKPNVSRLDGSTVHFEDGTSGEFDVIVYATGYNITFPFFDPDVVSAPDNRIRLFKRMFLPGRDDLVFMGLAQSTPTLFPFVECQARLLGAYAVGRYRLPDVDTMEQVIDADQQKYTGHVLDRPRHTQQLDYFIYEHDMRAKEIPAGMRRAERLGGGVLAGAR